TCCTGAATCAGAGTGAAGATGGCTAAATAGATAATCAAAAAAACAGAGAGAAGTCTCTTTAAAAAGGGGATCTTGGGTTATCTGGTAGGCTTCGATATAGGAATAACCAAGGGTGGCCTGGTCATAGAGCATCTTTTCAAAGTGGGGCAATCGCCACTGTGCATCGACAGAATACCTATGGAAACCTCCCTCTAACTGGTCATGGATTCCTCCGCAGCTCATTTTTTGGAGGCTAAATAAAGCCATTTGCAGGCTTTTTTCCTTGTATTCCAGGGAAAAATCAGAAGATGACCCCGCTCTGAATAGAAAGTAAAACAGGCTAGGACGCGGGAACTTGGGGGGAGGACTAAATCCGCCATGGATCCTATCAAAACTAGCCCAGAGCTGCTCGACAGCTTTTTTAGCTGCGATCGTTAAATTGGGAGGGCTTTGCGTTTCAATAGAACTATTGATCGCTTCTTTCATTTTAAGAAGGATTTCCTCTCCTTGCTGCTCGAGAAGCGATCGATTCGATTGCCAGAGTTCAGCTATTTTTTTGAGAATGTCGATGAACCCAGGTTTCCCCCATTTGCTTTCCAAGGGAAAATAAGTGCCCCCAAAAAAGGGTTCTAGATTTGGAGTAAGCCAAACATTTAAAGGCCATCCTCCTTGTCCCGTAAAAGCTTGAACAAACTCCATGTAAAACTGATCAATATCAGGCCGTTCTTCTCTATCAACTTTTATAGGGATAAAAAAAGCATTAAGCAGTTCGGCTACAGTAGGGTTTTCAAAAGACTCTTTGGCCATGACATGGCACCAATGGCATGTTGAATAACCTATGGAAAGAAAAATAGGCTTGTTTAACCTTTTTGCTTTCAGAAGACTTTCTTCATTCCATGGCTGCCAATCAACGGGATTATTAGCATGTTGGAGCAAATAGGGACTTTTTTCTCTACAGAGTGCATTCATTAAAGGGTTTAGATGTGGCGAAAAAACGCTAAAAACAGTTCTTTCTTTTTTGTTATCTTCGGTTAATTCTATTGAAAGTCAACTGATTACTCTTTTCTTTTGCAGGGAGCGACACAATGGGAATGAAAGATCTCTGAAAGAATGGAATGGTCACAATGAAATGGGCTAAGAAAACTACCCTTTTCTTATTACTTGGATTTTTTTTAACCCTATCAGCTGCTTATTGGGCCTATGGTAAAGAAAAAAAGGAAGGGGAGATTGTTTTGACAGAGAGTCAAGCCGAAGAAATAGGAAAGAAAATTTGGGATAACGAATCAGGCGGTAAAGTATCTGGACTGGTCTGTTGGAATGCGGGAGAAGATTTTGCTTCGTTAGGGATCTGCCATTTTATCTGGTATCCAGCGACTAAAAGAGGACCATTCGAAGAGAGTTTCCCCCAATACCTTGAGTTTGCTTTAGAAAACGGAGCTAAACTTCCCAGGTGGCTTAATCCAACTTCTAGCTGTCCATGGTCTACCCGCAGTTCGTTTTATGCGGCCATGGGTGGCAGACAGATGGAGGAGTTAAAACTTTTTTTGTTAGATACAATACCTCTACAGGTTAAATTTGCTATTAAGAAACTTAACGAAGCCTTTCCCAAAATGTTAGCGTTATGTCCGGATAGCCAAAAAGGAAAACTGAAGGCTAATTTTCAGCAGCTTTCCCGATCAACCCAGGGATTATATGCTTTGATCGATTATGTTAATTTCAAAGGTGACGGTACTTGGCCAACGGAAAGATATAAGGGGAAAGGATGGGGGCTTTTACAAGTTCTCGAAGAGATGGAAGGGGATAATATCCTGGATGCTTTTTGTGAAGCAGCTAAAAAAGTAATAAAAAGAAGGGTAAACAATGCACCTCCTTCTCGTCACGAAGAAAGATGGCTTAAAGGTTGGCTTAACCGTATTGACACCTATTGCAAATAAAGAGGTTAACCAAAAGGATTATGAAAAAGGCCAAAATGGGTAGTCTTTAAAACCTATGGATACATGCTATAACGGTATAAGGGGAAGCTTAATTATAATTCTATTTCTTTTAACTTCTTCTCTTTCTGCGCAGGCATGGAATTTAGAAAAAACCATTGAGCAAGGGGCAGCAATGATTTTGGAGATGAAAAACCGCTATAAAGATAATATTCCAGAACCTTTATTCCAAGAAGCCAAAGGAGTTGGAGTGGTCAGCATACTTCAAGCCAGTTTGTTTATGAAAGAAAGACGGGGAAAAGGTTGGGTAGCCATTCGCCTTCCTGAGGGACGCTGGTCTGGGCCCCTAGCTGTGAATGTATCAGGATGGGATTTGGGATTAGAAGTGGGTTTCAAAGCCGTGGAGCTCTTCTTGCTTTTTAATTCTCAAGAAACGATTGATCTGATTGTAAAAGGGACAAGATGTAATATTGGAGTAGGGCAAAGTGCCCAGCCAGGGTTAGTTGAAATCACTGAAGATCAGGTTTCCTCACCGACGGCTTCCGTTTATGTGTATCTTGTCTCCAAGAAAAAAATGAAAGGGATACAAATAGGGAACATTGATCTTGTTGCTGATCCCGATACTAATTGGAAATATTACCAGCAAAAATGTATTCCCTTTCAAATTCTTTCCGGCAGAGTCCCTGTTCCTGAAAGTGCACAGAGATTAATCCAGGCGTTATCTGAACCTTATCGGAGTGTGCCTGTAAGACAAGCAGAAAGAGTCGTAGCTTCTCCCCAGCCTATCCAATAATCCTTTGTAAGCGCTTTTCTTATTCCCTTTTTTGTTCGATGGGAAATGTGATCTCCATGGTAGTTCCTTTGCCTACATCACTGATAGCCCTGAGAGTGCCGCCATGGAGTTCCACAATCTGCTTGGTGATCGAAAGTCCTAATCCGGTTCCTCCTTGATCTCGATTCCGGGATTTATCTCCACGATAAAACCGGTCGAAAATAAAGGGAAGATCTTTGGGAGGAATTCCAAAACCATTGTCGATGATTTTTAGGACGAAGTTTTGACCCATTCTTTGTGCTTGAATGACCACTTCTCTGGGAGGAGTAGAAAACTTGATAGCATTATCGATCAGGTTGTAAATGGCTTGTTGAAACCAAAAAGGATCGATTTCAATGGGTGGAAGATCTTTTTCAACCAAAAGATTAACTGTGCATTCCTTTTGTTTGAATAGGGGATGAAGATCTTGAAGTGTTTCTTCTATGAACTTAGAGAAGTTGATGGATATGGGCTCGATAGTCAATTTGCGTGATTCAAGCTTGGCAAGAAGCAACAGATCTTCAATTAAAAGAGAGAGCCTTTCGCAATGTTTTTTCAGAATTTCATAGATTCTTTTGGTTTCTGCTTTAGACAGTTTTGGATTTTCGATCAAGGTTTCGACGTAACCCTTAAAGATAGAAAGGGGAGTTCTCAGTTCATGGCTGACATTGATCACGAACTCTTTTCTTGCTTCTTCAAACATCTTTATTTCGGTAATATCACGAAAGACTAAAACCATAATGTCACTAGGCAACTCTTGAGACTCATTGGTTACAGGGACAGCATCAACAACAAAATAGCCGGAGATTGTCCCTCTTGTTTCTGCACCCAAGAGTTCTTGGGTTAAAGGTTTTTGGGATTTGAAGGCTTCTTCGATCATTTTTTCAATTTCTGGAAGCTGGACCAATTCGACTAATTTTTTGCCCTGTGGATTAACATTCAAACCAAAAATCCTTTTAAATGAATCATTGGCTATCTTTATGAGATGACTCCGATCAATGATGACGATGCCTTCAGCCATCGATTTAAGAATGGTGTTTAAATTGATTTCTTCTTCTTTTGAAGCACGGATTAATCCTTGAAGAGTAGTGGATATAGACTCAAGGTTGCTTGAAATGGCTAAAAAGAGGGGATTCCCACTCAATAGAAAAGAGGAAGGGCTTTCTTTATTTTTTATAGCTTCGGTAATCTTTTCAATCTTTTGCAACCGGGATATCCAGAATTTTTGTCTCTGGAAAAAAAGAAAGAGAAATCCTATAGACAAAAAAAATACCAGACCGATCAGAAACCAGAGCATAGCTTAAGTAAAGTTAGATAAAAATGTAGTCTCGATCCCTTAATTACAAGAGCCTTAGTTTGGTTTTGTAAACCTATATCCAATACCCCTAACGGTCCTCAAGAATTGTGAAGCTCTCCCTAGTTTATCCCTGAGCCTTCGGATATGGGTATCGATGGTACGCGTATCGATAGTTTTATCGTAACCCCAAACATCTTTTAAAAGCTGCTCGCGACTCTGAACGGTCCCTTCTTTTTCAACCAGCGTTGACAAGAGACGAAATTCTATAGGGGTCAACTCGATCTTCCTTTTTTTGTAATAAGCGACTTTATCAATCGGATCGAGCCTGATTTTATCATCTAGGTGAAGTTGCTTGAGAGCTGCATTATTTTCAAATCTTCTTCGAAATATGGACTGTATTCGTAAAATTAACTCTCTTGGACTAAAAGGCTTGGCGATGTAGTCATCGGCACCCAACTCTAACCCTAAAATCCGATCCGATGGATTCGATTTCGCTGTCAGGATCACAATAGGAATGGACGAGGTATCAGGATCTTTCTTCAAATATTTACAAACATCAAGTCCAGAAAACTCGGGTATCATCAGATCAAGAACGATCAAGTCGGGCATCTGCTTGCGAGCGATACGCAAAGCCTCCATCCCTTCTTTTGCCTCGATCGTTTCAAAACCTTGGGATTTCAGCTGCATGCAAATTAAAGACAGAACATCTTCTTCATCCTCAACCACAAGTATTTTTTTCTTTCTTTTATCCATTCCCATATTGGCATTAGTAGATACTCAGCACATTTTTTCTTGATTTAAAAAGAAAAGAAGTTGGGAATTAACCTTTACTTATATTAGAATAAAAAAAGGATATAGATAAAGAAAAATTTCATTAAAAAAAATACTTTTACTTATATTTCCTTAGAAGTTTACTTTATTTTATCAAGCTTATCGTATCATCATTTTTTTCTTTAATTTTCTCTTATTCTAGGTATATTAAAAAGATGAGTTCCAATTAGATCTCTGTTTCTCTTTGAGATTTCTCGAATGTTGAATCGAATTTTTCATTGAACCTAACAAAAACACAACCTATGCCGATTGAATCAGATATTTCTACCGTATCCAAAGTAGAAGTGAGTTATGATGCTTCTCGCATAGAGAAATTAGAGGGGTTAGAGGCGGTTAGGAAAAGGCCGGGAATGTATATTGGACCCACCGATGAAAGAGGTCTGCATCATTGCGTCTTTGAGGTTCTCGATAATTCGATT
The DNA window shown above is from Methylacidiphilum caldifontis and carries:
- a CDS encoding lipid-binding SYLF domain-containing protein, which produces MDTCYNGIRGSLIIILFLLTSSLSAQAWNLEKTIEQGAAMILEMKNRYKDNIPEPLFQEAKGVGVVSILQASLFMKERRGKGWVAIRLPEGRWSGPLAVNVSGWDLGLEVGFKAVELFLLFNSQETIDLIVKGTRCNIGVGQSAQPGLVEITEDQVSSPTASVYVYLVSKKKMKGIQIGNIDLVADPDTNWKYYQQKCIPFQILSGRVPVPESAQRLIQALSEPYRSVPVRQAERVVASPQPIQ
- a CDS encoding sensor histidine kinase yields the protein MLWFLIGLVFFLSIGFLFLFFQRQKFWISRLQKIEKITEAIKNKESPSSFLLSGNPLFLAISSNLESISTTLQGLIRASKEEEINLNTILKSMAEGIVIIDRSHLIKIANDSFKRIFGLNVNPQGKKLVELVQLPEIEKMIEEAFKSQKPLTQELLGAETRGTISGYFVVDAVPVTNESQELPSDIMVLVFRDITEIKMFEEARKEFVINVSHELRTPLSIFKGYVETLIENPKLSKAETKRIYEILKKHCERLSLLIEDLLLLAKLESRKLTIEPISINFSKFIEETLQDLHPLFKQKECTVNLLVEKDLPPIEIDPFWFQQAIYNLIDNAIKFSTPPREVVIQAQRMGQNFVLKIIDNGFGIPPKDLPFIFDRFYRGDKSRNRDQGGTGLGLSITKQIVELHGGTLRAISDVGKGTTMEITFPIEQKRE
- a CDS encoding response regulator yields the protein MDKRKKKILVVEDEEDVLSLICMQLKSQGFETIEAKEGMEALRIARKQMPDLIVLDLMIPEFSGLDVCKYLKKDPDTSSIPIVILTAKSNPSDRILGLELGADDYIAKPFSPRELILRIQSIFRRRFENNAALKQLHLDDKIRLDPIDKVAYYKKRKIELTPIEFRLLSTLVEKEGTVQSREQLLKDVWGYDKTIDTRTIDTHIRRLRDKLGRASQFLRTVRGIGYRFTKPN